The following coding sequences are from one Alosa alosa isolate M-15738 ecotype Scorff River chromosome 13, AALO_Geno_1.1, whole genome shotgun sequence window:
- the LOC125306145 gene encoding NLR family CARD domain-containing protein 3-like, with the protein MASAQQLLQAQRDQLLQWLSPNLAPLLHWLWDDGVLTRGQYLGLLERLPANAAAATLEMVCTSEEGSQGFLKVLGEVQGYYCPQLQAWVQRSCQLDRINEVVQERTPIKVEEKKKSKNPFAKLLKGKSKEFSVTQDAKEHQMHPLRNVKSPNLRVPISTHKNTLLSQTERMICYSEGGGEASNSRSHIEVRYTDLFVTEDDESMESSQHEYFNAMTRRARIYAHQFCHQIRPRQLLDPPEASRRPPKRVKVKGIAGIGKSTAVQRLMYEWALGKNLREFTCVFGLSFRELNLIDAPISLLELLGTRFQYLRDVLPVLLDTPSSLLFILDGLDEFKHHLNWNGTDKDIGFDTKVPISELMVSLIKGSLLPKSSVILTTRPSTDAPKKFFQRCCVVLGFEEDQVKEYAHKYYSDPQVAENVYNYIAMNDSLFVLSFIPLYCHIICTALSEFFSANREEDSRRSLEVNPPRTVSEVYYCYLVTAIKHHALKGKADRSTPKSKVLSLAKRQLTALGRLAYENILKGNILFERKDLEEFGLEPQEINSTFLCQVLVVIEEATTEMFSFFHLTVQEYLAALYCAVNLSKEGDILQALNFWCFGELPSPSSYPPLIGHDQQLNHKNTDNDSKPEKSLQMFTRFFMGALRARLEGQLQGLAQDPFLEEGQEFPVQLGQWFQDQLRGRTMSNEVALNLFHCLMELHIQEATSRAAPEIKRLHLFKMKLSVVDCAALHYVLQFSPHTLDELNLGYSNIGNRGLSRLRPILHRCETLYLRYNCLDKNAAILESDILKSRDCQVKKLYMCGNNLGPDGVLELWSALEQNSTVEELYLDITGITERGTENMVNCLSKNTSLKTLTIAGNDIGAAGRSRVKELRRHCPSLRIIGNFVDDLGLLQAYLDWVQEIREDPDQMNAVKNADALQSVLKGLRVADTHGEGENAIKAKELEAQILQLLQAN; encoded by the exons ATGGCCTCAGCCCAGCAGCTGCTGCAGGCTCAGAGGGACCAGCTCCTGCAGTGGCTCAGCCCCAACCTCGCTCCTCTGCTGCACTGGCTGTGGGACGACGGGGTGTTGACCCGTGGCCAGTACCTGGGCCTGTTGGAGCGCCTGCCCGCTAATGCGGCGGCCGCCACCCTGGAGATGGTGTGCACGAGTGAGGAGGGCAGCCAGGGCTTCCTGAAGGTGCTGGGAGAGGTGCAGGGCTACTACTGCCCCCAGCTGCAGGCTTGGGTGCAACGGAGCTGCCAGTTGGACCGCATCAATGAGGTGGTGCAGGAGAGAACTCCAATCAAAGTTGAGG agaaaaagaagtcGAAAAATCCATTTGCAAAACTCCTCAAGGGCAAATCGAAAGAGTTCTCTGTAACTCAGGACGCAAAAG AACATCAGATGCATCCACTTCGAAATGTGAAGTCTCCAAACTTAAGAG TTCCCATCAGTACACATAAAAACACCCTGCTGAGCCAGACTGAGCGAATGATTTGCTACTCCGAAGGGGGAGGCGAGGCCTCTAACTCACGCTCTCACATCGAGGTCCGCTACACCGACTTGTTTGTGACAGAGGATGACGAGTCCATGGAAAGCAGCCAGCATGAATACTTCAACGCCATGACCCGCCGGGCACGCATCTACGCCCATCAGTTCTGCCACCAGATCCGCCCTCGGCAGCTGCTGGACCCCCCAGAGGCCTCCAGGCGCCCTCCCAAACGCGTCAAGGTCAAGGGGATCGCCGGGATCGGGAAGAGCACGGCAGTGCAGAGGCTCATGTATGAATGGGCGCTGGGGAAGAACCTGAGGGAGTTCACATGCGTTTTTGGCCTCAGCTTCCGTGAGCTGAACCTGATCGATGCTCCAATCAGCCTCCTGGAGCTTCTTGGGACTAGGTTCCAGTACCTGCGAGATGTTCTTCCAGTTCTTCTCGACACGCCCAGCAGTCTACTTTTCATCCTGGATGGACTTGATGAGTTTAAACATCATCTTAACTGGAATGGCACTGACAAGGACATTGGCTTCGACACCAAGGTACCTATATCAGAGCTGATGGTCTCACTGATCAAAGGCAGCCTTTTACCAAAGTCCTCGGTCATTCTGACAACCAGGCCCTCTACAGATGCTCCCAAGAAGTTCTTCCAACGTTGCTGTGTGGTTCTGGGCTTTGAGGAGGACCAAGTGAAGGAGTACGCCCACAAATACTACAGTGACCCACAGGTGGCCGAGAATGTGTACAACTACATCGCAATGAACGACAGTCTGTTTGTCctctccttcatccctctctacTGCCACATCATCTGCACCGCCTTATCTGAGTTCTTCTCTGCAAATAGAGAGGAGGACAGCAGACGGTCTCTGGAGGTCAACCCACCCAGGACGGTTAGCGAGGTCTACTATTGCTATCTCGTCACTGCTATAAAGCACCATGCACTGAAAGGCAAAGCCGACCGCAGCACCCCCAAATCGAAAGTCCTTTCTTTGGCTAAGAGACAGCTGACAGCCCTGGGGAGGTTAGCCTATGAGAACATCCTAAAGGGAAACATCTTGTTTGAGCGGAAAGACTTGGAGGAGTTTGGGCTTGAGCCCCAAGAGATAAACAGCACCTTCCTATGTCAAGTCTTAGTGGTCATCGAGGAGGCCACAAcagagatgttttcctttttccATCTGACCGTGCAAGAATATCTCGCAGCTCTTTATTGTGCAGTAAACCTCTCAAAAGAAGGGGACATCCTTCAGGCTCTGAACTTCTGGTGCTTTGGGGAACTTCCCAGTCCTTCGAGCTACCCACCTCTCATAGGCCACGATCAACAACTCAACCACAAGAACACAGACAATGACAGCAAACCCGAGAAGTCTCTGCAGATGTTTACCCGCTTTTTTATGGGAGCGCTCCGCGCCCGGCTGGAGGGTCAGCTCCAGGGTCTCGCCCAGGACCCCTTTCTAGAGGAAGGTCAGGAGTTTCCTGTCCAGCTGGGTCAGTGGTTCCAGGACCAGCTCAGAGGCAGGACGATGTCCAACGAGGTCGCCCTGAACCTGTTCCACTGCCTGATGGAGCTACACATTCAGGAGGCCACCAGCAGGGCCGCGCCAGAGATCAAGAGGCTGCACCTGTTTAAGATGAAGCTCAGCGTGGTGGACTGTGCGGCCTTGCACTACGTGCTGCAGTTCTCCCCTCACACGCTGGACGAGCTCAACTTGGGCTACTCAAACATCGGGAACAGGGGGCTGAGCCGCCTGAGGCCGATCCTACACCGATGTGAAACACTTTA CTTACGCTACAACTGTTTGGACAAGAATGCAGCTATTCTGGAGTCTGACATTTTGAAATCCAGAGATTGCCAGGTGAAGAAACTCTA TATGTGTGGGAACAATCTGGGCCCAGACGGGGTGTTGGAGCTGTGGTCAGCGCTGGAGCAGAACTCCACTGTAGAGGAGCTCTACCTGGACATCACGGGCATCACGGAGAGAGGCACAGAAAACATGGTCAACTGCCTCAGCAAGAACACCTCCCTGAAGACCCTTAC GATTGCTGGCAATGACATTGGAGCGGCTGGGAGGTCAAGGGTCAAGGAGCTGAGACGCCACTGCCCCAGCCTGCGCATCATCGGCAACTTTGTGGACGACCTGGGGCTGCTGCAGGCCTATCTGGACTGGGTGCAGGAGATCCGGGAGGACCCCGACCAGATGAACGCGGTGAAGAACGCTGACGCCCTGCAGTCGGTCCTGAAGGGACTCAGGGTGGCCGACAcccatggagagggagagaacgccATCAAAGCCAAGGAGCTGGAGGCCCAGATCCTTCAGCTCCTGCAAGCCAACTGA
- the LOC125305670 gene encoding sialic acid-binding Ig-like lectin 10 produces the protein MVMALKELICFFFSLVVVCGPRGVRALTLVVPARVSALAGSCVLIPCSLSPPQRQGRPVEVEVRLQYHWSTPMGALFPTVPRLALSSSSGEDDDASSLRVHKDFRGRVALTGDVSKGDCSVTVSEVRQKDASNYVLEMRRRGDKNWSKMAFQMDVSNFPEMPRLTGPESVTDGQQVVLNCTVGFPCPSQPPTLRWRWVRGRPDNSSVFGEPRVALSPDKRPLLWASLSFTASYHLMPRISCEVHYQKLGAPVVMAKDIHVKFPPKDVHIRLHTSAVREGGSALLECSCKADPPVEEYDWSYTQHGRTRFLPLHTFTVRIENVTRHTRVICTAKSRLGSTASPSTAINVEYKPHILSKSSCRWDGTAVYCRCIADSNPRAAITWSVNGSPPSHGYNTSVFVHSNGTVAARLGGVVDMPPSVVCYANNAHGNDSRPLLQEVEVSLLWLLMAALGMAFSVLLIVAAVFLCCGRRQAGRRSAMINHRSQAVYPGDVGIYQEHAPLYINCTEVTHIYTNGSYQLVYQNCTPCFVRTKQTHKSNRCAYCLLLA, from the exons atgGTCATGGCTCTGAAGGAGTtgatttgtttctttttctctctcgtagTTG TCTGTGGCCCGCGTGGCGTCCGCGCCTTGACGCTGGTGGTCCCGGCGAGGGTCTCGGCACTGGCGGGCTCCTGCGTGCTCATCCCATGTTCCCTCAGCCCCCCCCAGCGCCAGGGGCGGCCCGTGGAGGTGGAGGTGCGCTTGCAGTACCACTGGAGCACCCCCATGGGGGCGCTCTTCCCCACCGTGCCTCGCctggccctcagcagcagcagtggggaGGACGATGACGCCTCCTCCTTGAGGGTCCACAAGGACTTTCGTGGTCGCGTGGCTTTGACGGGGGACGTGTCCAAGGGAGACTGTTCGGTGACTGTGTCGGAGGTCAGACAGAAAGATGCCAGCAACTACGTGCTGGAGATGAGGAGGCGTGGGGACAAGAACTGGAGCAAGATGGCCTTTCAGATGGACGTTTCCA ATTTCCCGGAGATGCCCAGGCTGACTGgccctgagtctgtgacagacGGTCAGCAGGTGGTGCTGAACTGCACCGTGGGCTTCCCCTGCCCCTCCCAGCCCCCTACGCTCCGCTGGAGATGGGTCCGAGGGCGACCGGACAACAGCAGTGTGTTTGGGGAGCCCCGCGTGGCCCTGAGCCCAGACAAGAGGCCTCTTCTCTGGGCATCCCTCTCCTTCACCGCCTCCTATCACCTCATGCCCCGTATCAGCTGTGAGGTCCACTACCAGAAGCTTGGCGCACCTGTGGTCATGGCAAAGGATATTCATGTGAAAT TCCCTCCCAAGGATGTGCATATCCGGCTTCACACCTCAGCGGTGCGGGAGGGAGGCAGTGCTCTACTGGAATGCTCCTGTAAAGCTGACCCCCCTGTGGAGGAATACGACTGGTCATACACGCAACACGGCCGCACACGCTTCTTACCGCTGCACACCTTCACCGTCCGCATCGAAAACGTGACCCGGCACACGCGTGTCATCTGCACAGCCAAGAGCCGCCTTGGGTCGACAGCGTCACCGTCCACAGCCATCAATGTAGAAT ACAAACCCCACATCTTGAGCAAATCTTCATGCAGGTGGGATGGCACTGCAGTCTACTGCAGGTGTATTGCGGACTCAAACCCACGTGCCGCCATCACCTGGAGTGTGAATGGCAGCCCTCCGTCACACGGCTACAACACCTCCGTCTTCGTCCACAGTAATGGCACTGTGGCTGCCAGGTTGGGTGGTGTGGTGGACATGCCTCCATCGGTAGTGTGCTATGCCAACAACGCTCATGGGAACGACTCACGCCCTCTGTTGCAGGAAGTGGAGG TGTCGCTGCTGTGGCTGCTGATGGCAGCCCTTGGGATGGCCTTCTCCGTCCTCCTCATTGTCGCcgctgtgtttctgtgttgcggtcgcaggcaggcaggccg AAGGAGCGCCATGATAAACCATCGCTCCCAGGCTGTGTACCCGGGGGATGTGGGTATCTACCAGGAACATGCGCCCCTGTATATCAACTGCACTGAAGTCACTCATATCTACACGAATGGCAGCTACCAGCTCGTCTATCAAAACTGCACGCCATGCTTTGTACGCACAAAACAG ACACACAAGAGTAATAGATGTGCATATTGTCTGCTTCTTGCCTAG